From one Triticum urartu cultivar G1812 chromosome 3, Tu2.1, whole genome shotgun sequence genomic stretch:
- the LOC125544553 gene encoding 60S ribosomal protein L37a-1 isoform X1 — MSTQTKRTKKAGIVGKYGTRYGASLRKQIKKMEVSQHSKYFCEFCGKFAVKRKAVGIWGCKDCGKVKAGGAYTMNTASAVTVRSTIRRLREQTEA, encoded by the exons ATGTCTACTCAGACGAAGCGCACCAAGAAGGCTGGAATCGTCGGCAAGTATG GTACCAGGTATGGTGCCAGTTTGCGTAAGCAGATCAAGAAGATGGAGGTGTCTCAGCACTCCAAGTACTTCTGTGAATTCTGTGGGAAG TTTGCTGTGAAGAGGAAAGCTGTTGGAATTTGGGGATGCAAGGACTGTGGCAAGGTCAAGGCTGGCGGCGCCTATACCATGAA CACTGCTAGTGCAGTCACCGTCAGGAGCACGATCCGTCGCTTGAGGGAGCAGACCGAAGCATGA
- the LOC125544553 gene encoding 60S ribosomal protein L37a-1 isoform X2 — protein MTKRTKKAGIVGKYGTRYGASLRKQIKKMEVSQHSKYFCEFCGKFAVKRKAVGIWGCKDCGKVKAGGAYTMNTASAVTVRSTIRRLREQTEA, from the exons ATG ACGAAGCGCACCAAGAAGGCTGGAATCGTCGGCAAGTATG GTACCAGGTATGGTGCCAGTTTGCGTAAGCAGATCAAGAAGATGGAGGTGTCTCAGCACTCCAAGTACTTCTGTGAATTCTGTGGGAAG TTTGCTGTGAAGAGGAAAGCTGTTGGAATTTGGGGATGCAAGGACTGTGGCAAGGTCAAGGCTGGCGGCGCCTATACCATGAA CACTGCTAGTGCAGTCACCGTCAGGAGCACGATCCGTCGCTTGAGGGAGCAGACCGAAGCATGA